One genomic window of Nicotiana sylvestris chromosome 10, ASM39365v2, whole genome shotgun sequence includes the following:
- the LOC138879768 gene encoding uncharacterized protein has translation MAIPENSTDNENNGDNASIGVIPSSIVLDHNHPFYLHVYDGLGSMSVGLILTGMENYSLWSRAMKEESRKSFTGGTYGKTGHNDPTALFTAQSTSRPRRNYSLECDFCHLKGHTRNECYKLMKCEFCNKTGHLKENCYKIIGYPSDFKQKKKANAVMNGAGQQGMTVSPTTNIYQPNSNVELAQFFTKEQYNQLLQWLSKGSTAGASANMAGKCFYGNVALCENLELCKWIVDIGATNHMTGDKSLLKNETSVGNSGQVQLPTGDSTSISHMGECQLTGGDDLLSGRVKEIGRKEEGLYILSAALGKTMNRVFAATSKGGHDKFAPRAVRSVFLGYAAHQKGYRLLDLENRVFFISRDVVFYEDIFPFHISEESSEPLFLDITPVPRQDFDEEPNVVVVSSVANTHIKGTKMSCSPTLTLFLSNEQDISHPIEHNSVDSLGDSLILPPVEETRKSTRVSKPSILLKDYVKNDKKSSASYCKYSISEMIGYEAISSKYQSYMEKFSVEMEPTSYSKAVKDKR, from the exons ATGGCGATTCCTGAGAATTCGACTGATAATGAGAACAATGGAGATAATGCGAGCATTGGAGTGATACCTAGCTCGATTGTGTTAGATCACAATCATCCTTTTTACTTGCATGTCTATGATGGTCTAGGATCAATGTCTGTGGGACTTATTTTGACAGGTATGGAAAATTACTCTCTCTGGAGCCGTGCAATGAAG GAAGAAAGCAGGAAATCATTTACTGGTGGTACCTATGGGAAAACTGGGCATAATGATCCTACTGCTTTGTTTACTGCCCAATCTACATCTAGACCAAGGAGAAACTATAGTTTAGAATGTGATTTTTGTCATTTGAAAGGCCATACTAGAAATGAATGTTATAAATTGATGAAGTGTGAATTTTGTAACAAGACAGGGCACTTGAAGGAGAATTGTTACAAGATTATTGGATATCCATCTGATTtcaagcaaaagaagaaagcaaATGCAGTCATGAATGGAGCTGGACAGCAAGGAATGACAGTTTCACCAACTACAAACATATATCAGCCAAACAGCAATGTTGAACTAGCTCAATTTTTCACCAAAGAACAGTATAATCAGTTGTTGCAGTGGCTGAGCAAAGGTTCTACTGCAGGAGCTAGTGCAAACATGGCAGGTAAGTGCTTTTATGGTAATGTAGCCTTATGTGAGAACTTAGAACTTTGCAAATGGATAGTAGATATTGGTGCTACTAACCACATGACTGGTGATAAGAGTTTACTGAAAAATGAAACTTCAGTAGGAAATTCAGGGCAAGTGCAGTTACCTACTGGAGATTCAACATCAATCTCACATATGGGAGAGTGTCAACTCACTGGAGGTGAT GACCTCTTATCTGGGAGGGTGAAGGAGATTGGTAGAAAAGAAGAAGGTCTGTACATATTATCAGCAGCATTAGGGAAGACAATGAATAGAGTTTTTGCAGCAACTAGTAAAGGAG GCCATGATAAATTTGCTCCTCGAGCTGTGAGGTCAGTCTTCCTAGGATATGCTGCACATCAGAAAGGTTACAGACTTTTGGATTTGGAGAATAGAGTATTTTTTATAAGCAGAGATGTAGTGTTCTATGAGGATATATTTCCTTTTCATATATCAGAAGAATCATCAGAACCATTATTCCTGGATATAACTCCAGTGCCAAGACAAGATTTTGATGAAGAACCAAATGTAGTGGTGGTTAGTTCTGTTGCTAATACTCATATTAAGGGAACCAAAATGTCATGTTCTCCTACTCTGACTCTATTTCTCTCAAATGAGCAGGACATTTCACATCCTATTGAACATAACAGTGTGGATAGTCTTGGTGATTCTCTTATTTTACCTCCTGTTGAGGAAACTAGAAAATCCACAAGAGTATCTAAGCCTTCCAtattgcttaaggattatgttAAAAATGACAAGAAAAGCTCTGCAAGTTACTGCAAGTACTCTATTTCAGAGATGATTGGATATGAAGCTATTTCTTCAAAATATCAAAGCTACATGGAAAAATTTTCAGTAGAGATGGAACCTACATCATATTCAAAGGCAGTAAAGGACAAGAGATAG
- the LOC104245388 gene encoding receptor-like protein EIX2, whose amino-acid sequence MQQCPAEIKIEELKKTAMEYRKSVCALFIFLFAVSSLEIVCAQIRRTNVSCFENERRALIQFKESLVDQSNRLSSWTGDNCCKWMGVGCNIVTGHVVNLDLSNKFPNAEDLATVMSRESWKKWEKFKGTVLGGELNPSLLKLKHLRYLDLSYNDFSRIQIPPFLGSLKNLRLLNLSCAGFGGKIPHHLGNLSRLEHLNIGICKTFFVVAHNLFEADSVPWVGRLTSIRTLHFVGLSIPNSEDLFNSINMLPSLLSLSLVNCKLTSFPSRMHVNFTSLTSLDIQMNFMESTIPKWFSNLTSLVNLNLGLNAFKGSTDFFEQLRDLETLDLQVNQFGDPVLNSLCRLNSLVYLDLSRNQLKSSDFHCLRNLTSLSVLKLTGNMLQGPFPESLTSSFCRLRVLDLTDNNFSGLLPTFIRDPSSCYQNSLKELHLRNNVYNDYFPAGLESHKDLEIVNLANNSLYGPIPYSIGKITNLKILLISNNDLNGSIPSSIGELSNLEDLDISYNLFTGVVTELYFAKLSNLKNMQISGNSLVLNVSYTWVPPFQVRMIGMSSITVGPRFPPWLETQLQLERLIMFDANISDTIPAWFRNITVSLGTIDLSNNKLAGGLEAFCDAQRLSTIDLSNNLLSGSIPSCFGTLQRLITLTLSDNNLEGHIPSSLGALGIQLSYLHLQNNRLSGKLPSTLQNLTNLRSLHLGENNFKGTIPAWLGRRVKSLQILRLNSNEFFGDIPLQLCQIRFLCVLNLGGNNLDGSIPHCFRNFTCMRIKSRLDTSFGFRYNERLDHIMKGRSLEYSDSQIPLLKFMDLSENNFIGGIPEELTELEGLLSLNLSSNNLNGSIPKMIGNMKQLQALDLSLNKLSGPVPQGLASLNYLSYLNLSFNKLSGPIPTGNQLQSLDDQSIYAGNNGLCGWPLLKSCHDKRSTSQPNLDQDDKGDAESNHLWFYAGIGPGFCVGFVGVLTILHFKKSWRVMYFQFLEKIYKKLYVAIFLIIAKFQRRG is encoded by the coding sequence ATGCAGCAATGTCCTGCAGAaattaaaattgaagaactaaaGAAAACAGCTATGGAGTATCGTAAATCTGTTTGTgctctgtttatttttctttttgctgTCAGCAGCCTTGAGATTGTTTGCGCCCAAATTCGTCGTACCAATGTGAGTTGTTTTGAGAATGAAAGAAGAGCTCTTATACAATTCAAGGAAAGCCTAGTTGATCAATCAAATCGCTTGTCGTCATGGACTGGAGATAACTGTTGCAAATGGATGGGAGTTGGTTGTAACATCGTAACTGGCCATGTCGTGAATCTTGATCTTTCTAACAAATTTCCTAATGCTGAAGACTTGGCCACAGTAATGAGCAGGGAGAGCTGGAAGAAGTGGGAGAAATTCAAAGGAACTGTATTAGGAGGTGAGCTAAATCCTTCTTTGCTTAAATTAAAGCATTTACGTTACCTCGACTTGAGCTACAATGACTTTTCAAGAATTCAAATTCCACCATTTCTTGGATCGTTGAAAAACTTGAGACTACTTAATCTTTCATGTGCTGGCTTTGGTGGAAAGATTCCTCATCATCTTGGAAACCTATCAAGGTTAGAACATTTAAACATAGGAATTTGCAAAACCTTTTTTGTTGTAGCGCATAATTTATTTGAAGCGGATAGTGTTCCTTGGGTTGGTAGGCTTACTTCTATAAGAACCTTACACTTTGTTGGATTGTCCATACCAAATAGTGAAGATCTTTTTAATTCAATTAACATGCTTCCTTCATTGTTGTCATTGAGCTTGGTTAATTGTAAACTCACTAGTTTTCCATCTCGTATGCATGTTAATTTCACTTCTCTTACTTCACTTGATATCCAAATGAACTTCATGGAATCCACTATCCCTAAATGGTTTTCCAACCTGACAAGCCTAGTCAATCTCAATCTTGGTTTAAATGCATTCAAGGGTTCAACTGATTTCTTTGAGCAACTGAGGGATCTAGAAACACTAGATCTTCAGGTGAACCAATTTGGCGATCCAGTGCTAAATTCGTTATGCAGGTTGAATAGCCTTGTTTATTTGGATTTATCCCGAAATCAACTTAAAAGCTCAGATTTTCATTGCCTTAGAAATCTAACGTCTCTTTCGGTCCTTAAGTTGACTGGCAATATGTTGCAAGGGCCTTTCCCTGAGTCCCTAACAAGTAGTTTCTGTAGATTGCGCGTTCTTGATTTGACTGATAACAATTTCAGCGGGTTACTTCCAACATTTATTAGAGATCCATCTAGCTGCTACCAAAATTCCTTGAAGGAGCTACACTTACGCAATAATGTGTACAATGACTACTTCCCTGCTGGACTGGAAAGTCACAAGGATCTTGAAATTGTTAATCTTGCCAATAATTCATTGTATGGTCCCATCCCATATTCAATCGGTAAGATAACGAATTTGAAAATCCTGTTAATTTCAAACAATGACTTGAATGGGAGCATTCCATCTAGTATTGGGGAACTATCAAATTTGGAAGATCTGGACATCTCATACAACTTATTCACTGGTGTGGTCACCGAGCTCTATTTTGCTAAGCTTAGCAATTTGAAGAACATGCAAATATCGGGGAACTCGTTGGTTTTGAATGTTAGCTACACATGGGTTCCTCCTTTTCAAGTCAGAATGATAGGGATGTCATCTATAACAGTAGGGCCTCGTTTCCCCCCCTGGCTCGAAACACAGTTACAGCTTGAAAGGTTGATCATGTTCGATGCTAACATTTCAGATACGATCCCTGCTTGGTTTAGAAATATAACAGTGTCTTTGGGAACCATTGATCTCTCCAATAACAAATTAGCTGGTGGCCTAGAAGCTTTTTGTGATGCTCAACGTTTGTCCACCATCGATCTCTCCAACAATCTGTTATCAGGAAGTATTCCTTCATGTTTCGGGACCCTTCAAAGATTAATAACACTTACTCTGTCAGATAATAATCTCGAAGGTCATATCCCATCTTCTTTAGGTGCTTTAGGGATTCAACTTAGCTATTTGCATTTGCAAAACAACAGGCTAAGCGGGAAGCTTCCCTCGACTCTTCAAAATTTGACGAATTTGAGATCACTTCACTTGGGAGAAAATAATTTCAAGGGTACTATCCCTGCATGGCTTGGTAGGAGGGTAAAGTCATTGCAAATTCTGAGACTAAATTCAAATGAATTTTTTGGTGACATTCCCTTACAACTATGCCAAATCCGTTTCTTGTGTGTTTTAAATCTTGGTGGCAATAACTTGGATGGAAGCATCCCTCATTGTTTTAGAAACTTTACTTGCATGAGAATCAAATCAAGGTTGGACACTTCTTTTGGATTTCGCTATAATGAGAGACTTGATCACATTATGAAAGGGAGATCTCTGGAGTATTCTGATAGTCAAATACCATTGCTTAAGTTCATGGATCTTTCAGAAAACAACTTTATAGGAGGTATCCCGGAGGAATTAACAGAGCTAGAAGGATTGCTGAGTTTAAATTTGTCAAGCAATAATCTCAACGGAAGCATCCCAAAGATGATAGGCAATATGAAACAACTCCAGGCCCTCGATTTGTCTCTGAACAAGCTCTCCGGTCCAGTTCCTCAAGGTTTGGCTTCTTTGAACTATTTGAGCTACTTGAACTTGTCATTTAACAAATTATCAGGTCCAATTCCTACTGGAAATCAACTCCAGTCATTGGATGACCAGTCCATCTATGCTGGAAACAATGGGCTTTGTGGATGGCCACTCTTGAAAAGTTGCCATGACAAGAGATCAACATCTCAGCCAAATCTTGATCAAGATGATAAAGGTGACGCGGAGTCTAATCATTTATGGTTCTACGCGGGAATAGGACCGGGTTTCTGTGTTGGCTTCGTAGGGGTGCTTACTATTTTGCATTTCAAGAAATCCTGGCGTGTCATGTACTTTCAGTTCTTGGAGAAAATCTACAAGAAGTTATATGTTGCAATTTTTCTCATCATTGCTAAGTTTCAAAGAAGAGGCTGA